In Acropora palmata chromosome 7, jaAcrPala1.3, whole genome shotgun sequence, one genomic interval encodes:
- the LOC141886158 gene encoding transmembrane protein 163a-like isoform X1 has protein sequence MSAAYRWSLKLHRRQPSDKLRESLGQGPAKSSTASTFSVWKCVLSTAMVEENSHDLELQKLLSTSKEGTCANAARLKEGQGSYKDTTDTTIWKPGFKPHFLAGGENYTLWTKAAIFISGLSIILTTGFGVTFLVASQISGSSAAFGFAFVAVLDSLSSGIVFWRFFGADTMEPNTVSLRERRACIAISVCFILSAIAITSRAVYALVADNKLGREELMKMLSLASLIFLIFLAGFKGLIASKVESRAMKTDAINSLAEAVMTLGMIASDEFCKRDQNICFLDSAVAITIAVALLAYGIIILLQVALHHDESGAIRHLDAGRSDQNTERTDHVE, from the exons ATGTCTGCGGCTTACAGATGGTCACTGAAGCTACACCGAAGGCAACCTTCGGATAAGCTTCGGGAGAGCCTCGGCCAGGGTCCGGCCAAGTCAAGTACGGCATCAACATTTAGTGTGTGGAAATGTGTACTTTCAACGGCGATGGTTGAAGAAAATAGCCACGATTTAGAACTTCAAAAGTTATTGAGCACCAGTAAAGAGGGGACCTGTGCAAATGCTGCTAGGTTAAAGGAGGGTCAGGGATCATATAAAG acacgacagatacgacgatatggaaaccaggctttaaacCACACTTTTTGGCAGGTGGAGAAAACTACACACTTTGGACAAAGGCTGCAATCTTCATTTCTGGTCTCAGCATAATACTTACGACTGGGTTTGGTGTAACATTTCTCG TTGCTTCACAAATTTCTGGGAGTTCTGCCGCATTTGGCTTTGCT TTTGTTGCGGTATTAGATTCGCTAAGCTCAGGGATAGTGTTTTGGCGATTTTTCGGAGCAGATACAATGGAACCGAACACAGTTTCCTTGAGGGAGAGAAG aGCATGTATTGCCATTTCGGTGTGCTTTATCCTTTCCGCAATTGCTATAACGAGTAGAGCTGTTTACGCGTTGGTAGCAGACAACAAGCTTGGACGG GAGGAATTGatgaaaatgctttcattgGCAAGTCTCATTTTCCTCATATTTCTGGCTGGCTTCAAGGGCCTTATCGCATCCAAAGTAGAGAGCCGAGCAATGAAAACCGACG CCATAAATTCTTTAGCTGAAGCTGTTATGACGCTCGGAATGATTGCCAGCGATGAGTTTTGCAAAAGAGACCAAAATATCTGTTTTCTGGATTCAGCTGTCGCTATTACCATTGCTGTTGCTTTGCTCGCTTATGGAATCAT CATTCTACTTCAAGTCGCTCTACATCATGATGAAAGTGGAGCGATACGACATCTTGATGCGGGGCGATCTGACCAGAACACGGAACGGACAGATCACGTAGAATGA
- the LOC141886158 gene encoding transmembrane protein 163a-like isoform X2, with the protein MSAAYRWSLKLHRRQPSDKLRESLGQGPAKSSTASTFSVWKCVLSTAMVEENSHDLELQKLLSTSKEGTCANAARLKEGQGSYKGGENYTLWTKAAIFISGLSIILTTGFGVTFLVASQISGSSAAFGFAFVAVLDSLSSGIVFWRFFGADTMEPNTVSLRERRACIAISVCFILSAIAITSRAVYALVADNKLGREELMKMLSLASLIFLIFLAGFKGLIASKVESRAMKTDAINSLAEAVMTLGMIASDEFCKRDQNICFLDSAVAITIAVALLAYGIIILLQVALHHDESGAIRHLDAGRSDQNTERTDHVE; encoded by the exons ATGTCTGCGGCTTACAGATGGTCACTGAAGCTACACCGAAGGCAACCTTCGGATAAGCTTCGGGAGAGCCTCGGCCAGGGTCCGGCCAAGTCAAGTACGGCATCAACATTTAGTGTGTGGAAATGTGTACTTTCAACGGCGATGGTTGAAGAAAATAGCCACGATTTAGAACTTCAAAAGTTATTGAGCACCAGTAAAGAGGGGACCTGTGCAAATGCTGCTAGGTTAAAGGAGGGTCAGGGATCATATAAAG GTGGAGAAAACTACACACTTTGGACAAAGGCTGCAATCTTCATTTCTGGTCTCAGCATAATACTTACGACTGGGTTTGGTGTAACATTTCTCG TTGCTTCACAAATTTCTGGGAGTTCTGCCGCATTTGGCTTTGCT TTTGTTGCGGTATTAGATTCGCTAAGCTCAGGGATAGTGTTTTGGCGATTTTTCGGAGCAGATACAATGGAACCGAACACAGTTTCCTTGAGGGAGAGAAG aGCATGTATTGCCATTTCGGTGTGCTTTATCCTTTCCGCAATTGCTATAACGAGTAGAGCTGTTTACGCGTTGGTAGCAGACAACAAGCTTGGACGG GAGGAATTGatgaaaatgctttcattgGCAAGTCTCATTTTCCTCATATTTCTGGCTGGCTTCAAGGGCCTTATCGCATCCAAAGTAGAGAGCCGAGCAATGAAAACCGACG CCATAAATTCTTTAGCTGAAGCTGTTATGACGCTCGGAATGATTGCCAGCGATGAGTTTTGCAAAAGAGACCAAAATATCTGTTTTCTGGATTCAGCTGTCGCTATTACCATTGCTGTTGCTTTGCTCGCTTATGGAATCAT CATTCTACTTCAAGTCGCTCTACATCATGATGAAAGTGGAGCGATACGACATCTTGATGCGGGGCGATCTGACCAGAACACGGAACGGACAGATCACGTAGAATGA